From the genome of uncultured Bacteroides sp.:
ACTCTCTTCCAAAGACACCGCTTGCTCTTTTTTGAATTCATTTATTAATCTGTTTCTAAGCGACATACAGAGATAAGCTCTCATAGAAACAGGCTCACTCAAAGAATTCCGTTTTTCATAAATCGTAATAAAGAGTTCTTGTATAATATCTTTTACCAAATCTTCATTATGAGCAAACTTCATTCCATAAGCATAAAGGAACTCAGCATGCTGTCGGAACAGATTTTTCCATTCCTGCTCATCATTATTCCTTAATTTATCCCAAGATATCTGCATAAAATGCTATTAATATAATTAATTATTTACTAGTGTAATAAACGGCTCATAACAGTTTTACTGTTGCTACGTAGATCTTTAGGAGTCTGATTATATCGTTGCTTACAAAATTTAGTAAAATGTGCCTGAGACGAAAACTGATATCTATCTGCTAACTCCTGAAAAGGAATAGAGGTAGAAATTATATCTTGTAATACAAACTGAGATTTACGTTCAAGCATCCACTGATAAGCCGATTCTCCAAAATTCTTTTTAAATTCCCTACAAAAAACACTTAAACTAGATTTAGCCAAATCAGCAAATTCCTGCAAGTTCTTTACTGATTTATAGTTTGCATATACAAATTCTTTAAAATCCATATTCTTTCCCAAAATAGGAGAAAAAAATGCTGCTAATTCATTCATTGAATAAGAATTTTTTAAAACTAAAATTAATCCGTTTTGTTTCCATTCATTCAACTCTGAAAAATTAAAACCAGATAAAGAATATGATTGATGAAAAAATTCAAGAAAACATTTTAAACTATACTTTATAGGTAAAGTTAAACATTTCTTTTCATTTTCAGCATTATTCTCTGATGACAGAGTTAACCATTGATTAATTTGGCTAATAGAATTCTTTGTCATCTCACATTTTACAGCAATAGAAGTTTCTATTGCTAATAAATTGAATTTAGTTCCCGGAGGTAAAAATAACATGCCATCCGAAAGAAGCATCTTATGATTGCATTCAACACATGAAACTAAAACTTTACCTGATAAAACAAATAAAATAGTACTACTATCACCTGTTTTTATCTCTTTATGATTATCCTTACGTACATCAATCTGTGAAAAACAAGCAGAATTTAAAGCTGAATCCATATTATTTATTTTTAATATTAATCTTCTTTTTACCTCTATGACAATACGAACCATCATTTATACTGGTTCTGAGAAGAAAAAAAATATATTTTTAATAACTAATTTGTAAACAGCTTTATTCTAGCGCTTTCTAACACTCATAAATCATTGATTTTCTGATTAATAATTAAAATGCATAAACTAAATTAATTGCAGCTTTTGTAAGGCCGAAATAGTTATAATCTAAACTCTTATTGTTATTCCATGAATTATTCCACGTTATTTTATCATAAGTAAGGTGTACATAACCAACTCCGGCAGTCGCTTCAATATGCAAATGTTTATTTAATGCCCATTGATATCCACAAGCAATTCCCATTCCATATAAATATCCAGCATACCAGTCGCTATTTGAAAGCCCTTTTCGCTGAAATGGAAAAATCATATTTTCAGCGCCAAAGTGAGAATAATAAAGATGATATCCTAAATAACCGCCATTAAAACTTCGTGAAAACCAATAACGAATCTCTGGTTGTATCAGATAAGATACCGATTTTCCATCGTGTTCTGAATCTCCAGGTTTTATCCCTATTGAAAGTTCTATAGAAACATTTTTATTAATCTTCTTTTCAATAGCAAGGTTTGGGGTTGCTAATCCCCACAAAATTAAATTAGTTTTCAATTCATAATTATTAGCATACGTTGGTAAAGAAAGCATCGGCATAAGATTTCTTCTGGAGGAATTTGGTGAAGTATCTAATATTGGACGATGCTGAGCCAATAATGAATCTGATAAAGATTTGTTTATTGAAGGATTATTTATATTAGAATTCTTATGAATGGCCTGAAGCATAATCTGCTTCTCTTTTTTCTCTTTCTTCTTTAATTCAATAATTACACTTCTGGCAGAATTCATTAATATGTTAACTGTCTGAGGATAATAGTTTTTTTCTTTAACTGCAACGATGTGATTACCTTTACATAAAGAAAAACTAAAATTCCCATCAATATCAGTACGTGTAAAAGCCTTTCCATCAACAGAAACTGTAAAATTATAGAGTGGAGACTTCGATTCTTTATCTTTTAAACGCCCATTTAAAATATATTTCTGGAGAGGTCTCACATATAAATAATCAGAAGCAGCTTTCTTTATTTCCAGATCATAATTAACAAGTAATTGGTTAAGCAATTCTATTGCATTCTTATCGGCTGATACATCACTTATATATAAACGGTTAGTTAGCTCTGGATTAAAATTAATATGTACTTTCTTTCTTTTGCTTATCATTTGAAGAACTTCAGTCAGCGTTTTTTTACTCTTTGAAACACGGTTTTGGTTCTGAGCTTCAGATTGAAAAGATATACCAAACATTAATACACATAATAGAAGATTATAAATATTTATTCGTGCCATTTTTAGTTCGTTTAGTTATATATAGACCTTCTTATTTCCTGATATATAAATCAGTAGGTAAGAAAAAAATAGTTTCTAAGCACAAAATAAACATTTAAAATTCATATTTAAAAAAAGATATTCATTTTTTATTTTTAGAAAAAACCAATAAAACAATAATGTATAAAATTTAGGCAAAATTATATAAACACAAATCCAGCATCAGAAAATACCTTTGCAGCAGGTTTTAATAAAGGAATAATTCTCTATATTTAAATTATCATTGAATTATGAAAAAGAAAGTTTTAATTTTATTATTTGCAATAGCTCCAATAGGACTGTTTGCACAAAATACTGCGCAAGGTCAGGAAAAAGCTTTAAAGCAGTATGGATTTTGGGATAACTGGTTTATTCAAGGACAAATTGGTGTACAACGTACATACAGTGAAAGTCACAAGTATGCTTCTTTCGGCGATAAAATTAGCCCAACAGCAGCATTAGGTGTTGGAAAATTCTTTTCTCCTGAAGTAGGTGCTCGCTTACAAGTAGGAGGATGGACTTCTGCTAATAACAAACTAGACTATTCGTATAACGTAAAGTACTTTAATGCTAACACCGATGCTTTGTTTAACCTAACAAATATCTTCCTTCCTTATAAAGAAGATAGAGTGTTTAATCTGATTGGTATCGTGGGTATAGGTTATGTACATGGTTTCAGGAATTCTGATGAAAATGTACATGCAACAAATAGTGTTGCTCCACGTATTGGTTTACAGGCTGACTTCCGCTTAAGCAATGCATGGAGCATAAATCTGGAAGCAAACGGAAACTTATTACGTGACGACTTCAACGGACAAGAACAATTCGGATGTTCATATGACGGAACTTTGAATGTTTTAGCAGGTGTAACCTATCGTTTCGGAAGAAGAGGATTTGCTACAGTAGATGTTGCTGATCCTGCATTAATTCAATCTTTAAATGACCAGATCAATTCACAAAGAGCTCAGATTGAAGAATATAAAGCTTGTTGTGAAAAGAAATCAGCAGAACCAAAGACAATTATTAAAGAAGTTCCGGCTGCAAAAGGTACTTTATTAAATTCAGTAGTTACTTTCCGTATTGGTAAAGCTACAATTGATCCAAATCAGGAAGTTTATGTGTATAATGCTGCACAATATCTGAAACAAAATCCGGATGCCAAAGTTTCTATTGCAAGTTATGCTGATAAAAAGACTGGAACAGCAGCATTTAACCAGAAATTGAGTGAACAACGTTCTGAAGCAGTAGCTAAAATGCTAAAAGAAAAATACAGTATTGCTGAAAACAGATTCACCGTAGAAAACAATGGTGACAAGCAACAACCTTATCCAGACAATAATGACTGGAACAGAATAAGTATTATTACTTCTAAGTAATATTACTATTGGTTATAAAACTAGACTTAAACTACATACAGTTAAGATGAAACATACAGATTCTACGAGATTTCAATAAATAAATTCAAATCAATTGAAAATAGTTTCTCTTAACTCTAAAAGGGGCTGTATCAAAAAAGATACAGTCCCTTTCTACTTATTAATCTTACTGTTTGCGTATAAAATTCCTTCTTTGTAAATTGCAGCTGTTTTTTAACTTAAATCAAATAAAAACGGCAATGATCCGACTCATTTTACTTACTGATTTTACAGAATCTTATGCACACAAGTTATTAAAGGGCATAATGGATTATTCAAAAAAGCATGAGCCATGGGTATTATGTCGTATGCCGCCGGCTTTCAGACAACAATACGGGATAGAAGGTATTCTGAACTGGGCTAAAAGATGGAAAGCTGATGCTATTATTGCTCAGTTTGACAATGTGGACAATGTTGATTTATTCAGAGAAAACGGTATCGTGGCACTTGCTCAGGATTATAAATCAAGATTTTCAACCATACCCAACATTACAAGCGACTATAAGCTGACAGGCAAAATGGTTGCTGACTTCTTTCTTCAGAGAGGGTTTAAGAATTTTGCTTTTTTTGGCTATAAAAATGCCTGTTGGTCTCAGGAAAGATGTGAAGGATTTAAAAATGAAATAACAAAATTCGGATTCGAGAAAAATTTCTATGCATTCCATAACCAAAAGTTGGAAGAATTGTGGTATTACAAGCAACACCCGGTTTCCAAATGGCTGAAGTCACTACCCAAACCTATAGCTCTGATGGCGTGTGATGATACGCAAGGGCAAATAATTACTGAGATTTGCAAAATATGCAATTTAAGGATCCCCGAAGATATTGCTGTTATGGGAGTTGATAATGATGAAATGACGTGCGATCTTTCTGACCCGTCACTTTCAAGTGTGTTGCTGGATGTTGAAAAAGGTGGTTATGATTCGGCCGAACTGATCGACAGAATGGTGAAATCTCAGAATTTTGATGATTATCGTGATATCTTTATCAGTACATCATACATTGTGCAACGACAATCAACAAACGTATATCCTATTCAGGATAAAGAGATTGCAAAAGCATTAAAATTCATTGATGAATGTACACTGGAAAAAATAAATGTAGACGATGTTGTTAAACAAGTTCCACTTTCAAGACGACTATTGGAAATTAGATTCAAGCAATTTACTAAAATGTCTATATACCAGTACATAATGAAAAAAAGAATGGATCGTTTTGCACAATTGCTCATTGAATCTAAAGCACCGGTAAATGAAATTGCTGCCCAGTTAGGAATTACAGACATGAAAAACCTATCACGACAATTCAAAACAATTGAGGGCTGTTCTCCTCAGCAATACAGAAAAAAACATACCCCCAAAAATGATTAGCTAATATTTGTGACTGCCAACTTCGACAGAGATCTTCTTTTCCTTATTAGTGCCATATTTCACAACTAGTTCAAACGGCTCATTAGTATCTATCGTGATATACGGTACTTCATTTATTGATTTTCGTGAATCCGCAATAAGAGAAATCATTCCTTTTGGGCCGAAAGGAAAACGTTCGATGCCGTTTTTCTCAGTCAGATTCATATCCCAGGTTATTGTTTTCGTAGAATAATCTGAACGGATACCTATGATAAATTCAATAAATTCGGCAATTGGAGGAAGACCGGTCCAGCCCACAAAGTCTCTTCTGGCCATGAATCCCGGTTCGCAGCTTTCCGGAGCATAATATTCAAAGAAAGTTCCTGTCTTTTTATAAACCTCAAACACCTGATTATAATGATTCATAGCTATTTCGTGAGCCAAAGTTCTGTATCCTTTTTCGGCAAGACCATTGATAACCATGTAATTTGTTCCAGGCCAAATTCCACCTTGCCAGTAACGTCCGTCTTCTTTATATTTAGGATGATCGGCCGACAATGAAGGTACACGGTATTTTCGATTGAAAGTCTTAGGGTTATTCAATTCAGAAACAAGTCTGTCCAGCTTACCTTTATCTAGAACATCTGAATATAGAGCCCAATATGCCCCAATTCCTTTGGTAGAACACAATGAACCATCGGCATACTGATCATAAAGAAATCCTGTTTTCTCATCCCACAGATTTTTACGGATATACTCTTTCAACATCTTCACTTCGTCCTCAAAATCTTCAATCTCCTGCCATCTTTCAAGATAGAATCCCATCTGCAAAAGAGTGTTTGCAATAAAAAGCTGTTGAAGATTCGTATCCAACCAAACCATGTGACCATTACTGTAAATGGGGTTATACTTTGACTGTACCCGAGGCATATTATCCATACCTGTGCCCCAGCCGCTCGACCAATAAGTTCCGTTTTGCCATGTACGATTCAGCCTCAGCCATTTATAATAAGCACACAGTACAGGAAATACTTTATTCAGACGGTCTGTATCACCAAATTCCTTGTAATAAGCCATCTCTACCCAGGGAATAAGGTTCGGGCCGGTACTAGTGGGATCGTAGCGTTCAAAACAATCAGAGCCATCTGCCCTTATCTCACGACAAATAAATCCGTCAGGGTGTTGCTTTGCGTAGAAATTATCAAGAGTATGTTGGAATGGAAAGAAACGTGCGCCGTAACGGGCAAAGAGCATCATAAAGGAAGTGTCCCACATAAAGATATTTCCGTTGTAAGCAGTATCCAGATAACTTGCCACAAATCCCGATCCAGGAATAGGATCTTTGATGTTGCCGATAGCAATCTGCCATGCATGCCAATACATCTCGATTTCTTTCTCATGACCTGTCCAAACCGGGCTTGGCAAAACAGACTTAGCTTCCTCAAAAGAGCCATGTTTTATTATATTTGGTTTCATTATCCGAAACTCATTCTCTGCAACTAAAGCATCTTTTACGTAAGTATCCTTATACTGTAACCTGTATTTACCGGATATAGAATCATTTTGGGCTATTATATTTGAAGAATATCCCGATATTAACGAACATAGGGCAATTCTTATAATCAGTTTCACGTTATTCATAATTCATTATTTTACCTAAATCCAGAAACAAAGTGTTAAGGTAATCTTTTTAAGTTAGATATTATTAATAAACAGCTAAAAATTGAATTAGACAACTAAAGCAGACGCTCCTAATAAGCTTATATCCTCGCTTTGGGAAACCATAATTTTTATATTCTCAATGGTTTTCTTATACGGAAAATCGGACATTGCATTAAACATACTTTCTGAGAAAAGCGAATATGCAGACGCAATTCCCCCTCCTAAAACAATTGCTTCAGGATCATAAGTATATAAAACCACTTTCAGAAGATTGCCCAAATGAGCGCCGATCTCATTCCATACAGTTTTTGCCTGAGCATCTCCAGTTATAGCCTTTTCGTAAGCTTCTTTTCCTGTTGTATTATGATACTTTACAAAAAAGCCGCTGCTACAATAGTGTTCGTAATCATAATCAAGATATGATAATGAACCTATTTCACCCGCTCCGGTATTGACACCATTATACAGTTTTCCATCAATAATAACTCCCGCCCCTACTCCAGTGCCTAATGTTATTCCAATTACATCGGAATACGGAACACACTCTCCAAAAAGTTTTTCGCCCAAGGCAAAGCAATTGGAATCATTGTTAACGAAAACAGGCATTTTAAATTTCTGTTCAAGAATATCCTTCAGATGCACCTCTTGCCAGGAAGGAATATTGGCTACATTATACACGATTCCGCGTTCTGTATTGACAACTGAAGGCACTCCTATACCTATTCCTTCAGGATTAGAAGGCATTACATCTTCTATAAGCTTTATCAAAAAAGAAAGAACCTCCTCTTCACTAGCTTTCGACGGGCAAGGAGCGCTAACTTTATGCACCACCCTACCATTTTCTATTATCCCGACACGTATATTTGTACCTCCTAAATCTATTGCTATTTTCATAATATTATTTTTGTATCTTTATAGTTAACAACTTTTTCTGTCAAAAAGCTGACAGATTTACAACTTTAAAAGTTTCTTTATTTTATCAAATAGTGCTGTATTTTCATATATTCCAGTAAAATTATAGGCACCTGGTCCAAAAGCATAAACCGGAACCATCACTCCACTATGCCCATCTGTAGAAAATTTACCTACAATCTCTCCTTTATTCAAATCGCCACCAACTAATGTTAAACCACCAGTTTCATGATCGGCAGTAACAACAACAAGTGTTTCGCCATCTTTAGCTGCCCATTCGAATACTTTACCTACAGTTTTATCAAAGTCAACAACCTCTTGCATCAACATGTCGAGTTGATTAGAATGTCCGTAATCGTCTAGTTGTGACCCCTCAATCATCAGGAAGAAGCCATTCTTGTTTTGTGAAAGTAAATCTATTGCTTTCATGGAAGCTTTCTCCAGAATATTGCCTCTTACTTTTGGTTCAGGAAGGTCAAGCGTATCAACCACAGCCAGTACTTTTCCAAACTTTATCTTGGCAAGATCATCCCATTTTCTAGGAGTTTTATAACCCTTTTTCTCCATTTCCCTGAAAATATTTCTTCCATCGGGCCTGTTTTCAAAATAACGTGATCCGCCTCCGAAGATAAAATCAACACCACAGGTTGTATAGTCGGCAGTAATTTCATAATCCTTATCACGATCTGCATTATTACAACAAAAATCTGCAGGAGTAGCATCATTCAAACGGCAAGTCACGACTACACCGGTGGAAAGTTTCTTTGCTTTGGCAAAGTCGGTCAGTGAAGGGAGTGGTTTTCCATTCACATCTGTTCCTACCATGTGGTAATTTGTTTTATGACCAGTGGCAAATGCTGTTCCTCCAGCTCCGGAATCGGTTATCAGTTTATTGGCACAATATGTCTTTGACAGACCCACAGCCTGTGCATTTTCAATATTCAGCTTTCCTTTATTGACAGTCCATGCTGAATACATGTGCATAAGACTCATACCATCGCCCACCATAAAGATTACATTCTTTATCTTTTTACCTTTCGGGGCATGAAGTTTAACTACATTATAAGTATTATCAATCGTTACTGTTTGTTCCTTATCTTTACGGCTTTGTGCTTGCAAAGTAGCAGACTGTGACATTAAAAGTACAACAGCTAGCGCTACATTCATAAAACTCTTTTTCATATTTTTAAACTATATCATTACTATTTCATTTCTATACGAACCATTACAGGAGCATGGTCTGACAAATAAATTGTGTTATTCGTTTCAGCAAGTACACCATATTTTAAGACCTTTAATCCACCACGAACGAAAATATAATCTATGAGTTCCCGTTCATTCAAAGGAAGCTTTCCAAAATCGTGATAACTCCATGCAGGGCCATATAATACAGAAGACACCGTCCGTGTATCTGTTAAGTGCAATGCTTTATTGGAATCAGTAAGTGATTTGATAACACTTGATGAAGGGGCTGAATTAAAATCGCCTGTAACAATAACCGGAAGCTTCTGCCCTATTTTACTTATGTTGTTCAATAGAAGTTTTACACTTTCTCTGCGTGCTATTTTTCCAATATGATCCAAATGAGTATTAAGCACAAAAAGATTTTTATTGGTTCTTTTATCTTTCAAAATAGCCCAGGTTGCAATTCTTTCACAAGCTCCGTCCCACCCCAATGAACCAGGAACATCGGGTGTTTGACTTAACCAAAAATAGCCGGACTTTACCAAACTAAAGCGAGACTTTTTAAACCAAACGGGGCTATATTCACCTTGCTCCTTTCCATCCTTACGTCCAACTCCGATAACTTCATATCCGGGAAGAAGACTCTTCATATCTGATAACTGATTATGAAGAACTTCCTGAGTTCCCAAGATATCAATATCATAAAAACGAATAGCATTTGCTGCATTCTCTTTACGGTACTTCCAGTTATTGAGACTATCTTCGGGATTGTCGTATCTCACATTGAATGTCATTACATTTATACCACTATCCTTTGAAGTTTTTTCGGGAAGTGTCCATGAAACAAGCAGTGGTAAAAATAAAATTAAAAAATACTTTTTCATATCTATATCATGATAAATTCTTATTTAACAAACAGATTTTCTGCAGGTATTGAAGTGAATTCTTTTGAATTAGGAACTTTCCATGCCCATTCAAGACTCTCACCTTCATAATCTTCAAAATACAACAGCTTATATATGTGAAAGCCTTTTTTCAAAGCAATTTTTCCTGTAGCCGAAATTGCAGCATGTGAACCATCATTATTCACAACTTCCTTGTCGTTAATATATAGTTTGCTTCCATCGTCGGATTTTGTAAGGAACTCATAAATACCATCTTCGGGTACATATACAAGACCTTCAAACGTATATGCAAAATGATCGGATTGCAAAGCTTTCAATATTGAAGGTTCTTTTAAAACTCCACTTTCTTTGACCTGAGATAAAAGAATATCAGAGACTTTAGTAAAATTACCTTCATAGTAGTTATATGACGTTCCGTGAACTGAAGGTGATATATTATTCAAAGCCTCATCAAAAACAGCTTTTCTTGCGTGAACAATCATAGTTGGACTAGGCTCGATATCTTCTTTATAAGCTTTCGCTCTGATTTCTGCCGATTCACTAATCTTAATCGGGCCGCAATAAACAGGAGAATCATCGTCGGGTTCACTTCCATCAAGCGTATATCTTATTTCAGTATACGGTGTTGCGGAACCCATCCTCACATCTACCTGACCAATAAATAAATCAAGATCAGTTTCTACATATGGAACAGAAACAAACGATTTTTCTGTATACGAATAGGGAGAAGAATGATCTGAAGCACCCCTTTTATAATTCGGAGTTGCCGATAAAGTAAAATTTAGAACTCCACCTTCCATTAGTTGCTGGTAAGTTATATAATTATTATCTATACGTTTCCCATTAAGCTCTACCTTCTCAATATAAATATTCTTATCTGGATTATTGGCTATAATGGTCAGTTTCTTTCCGTTAGCTAATGTAATCACCGCTTTTCCGAACAAAGGAGAAGTGAGATTAAATTCATTGGAGCCAGGACAAACAGGATAAAGACCTAGACTACTGAAGATATACCATGCAGACATTTGCCCGCAATCTTCATTTCCACAAATACCATCAGGAGTAGGATGATACATTTCCTTTAATAATCTCCGTACCATTTCCTGTGTTTTCCATGGACGTCCCACATAGTTATACAGATACGCCATGTGATGACTAGGTTCGTTTCCATGCGCATATTGTCCTATTAATCCAGAGACATCAACTAAATCACCCACCAGTGGCGATTTGGTGGTAAACAAAGAATCCAAAGCATTAATAAAATGATCTTTCCCACCCAAAAGGCTGACTAAACCATTAATATCATGAGGCACAAAGAAACGATATTGCCACGCATTGGCTTCTGTATAATTTCTACCTATTTCATAAGGATTAAAAGAAGCATCCCAATTACCATCCAGTCTCTTTCCTCTGAAAAAGCCTGTACTTCCATCAAATACATTCAGGTAGTTTTGAGAACGCTTTATGTATGTTTTATAAATATCATTTTTTCCCATTGCCCTAGCCATTTGTGCAATAGCCCAGTCATCATAAGAAAATTCCAAAAGGCATGAAATAGATTCCTTTTTAATATTTGAAGGGATAAATCCATATT
Proteins encoded in this window:
- a CDS encoding DNA-binding transcriptional regulator codes for the protein MIRLILLTDFTESYAHKLLKGIMDYSKKHEPWVLCRMPPAFRQQYGIEGILNWAKRWKADAIIAQFDNVDNVDLFRENGIVALAQDYKSRFSTIPNITSDYKLTGKMVADFFLQRGFKNFAFFGYKNACWSQERCEGFKNEITKFGFEKNFYAFHNQKLEELWYYKQHPVSKWLKSLPKPIALMACDDTQGQIITEICKICNLRIPEDIAVMGVDNDEMTCDLSDPSLSSVLLDVEKGGYDSAELIDRMVKSQNFDDYRDIFISTSYIVQRQSTNVYPIQDKEIAKALKFIDECTLEKINVDDVVKQVPLSRRLLEIRFKQFTKMSIYQYIMKKRMDRFAQLLIESKAPVNEIAAQLGITDMKNLSRQFKTIEGCSPQQYRKKHTPKND
- a CDS encoding helix-turn-helix transcriptional regulator → MMVRIVIEVKRRLILKINNMDSALNSACFSQIDVRKDNHKEIKTGDSSTILFVLSGKVLVSCVECNHKMLLSDGMLFLPPGTKFNLLAIETSIAVKCEMTKNSISQINQWLTLSSENNAENEKKCLTLPIKYSLKCFLEFFHQSYSLSGFNFSELNEWKQNGLILVLKNSYSMNELAAFFSPILGKNMDFKEFVYANYKSVKNLQEFADLAKSSLSVFCREFKKNFGESAYQWMLERKSQFVLQDIISTSIPFQELADRYQFSSQAHFTKFCKQRYNQTPKDLRSNSKTVMSRLLH
- a CDS encoding ROK family protein gives rise to the protein MKIAIDLGGTNIRVGIIENGRVVHKVSAPCPSKASEEEVLSFLIKLIEDVMPSNPEGIGIGVPSVVNTERGIVYNVANIPSWQEVHLKDILEQKFKMPVFVNNDSNCFALGEKLFGECVPYSDVIGITLGTGVGAGVIIDGKLYNGVNTGAGEIGSLSYLDYDYEHYCSSGFFVKYHNTTGKEAYEKAITGDAQAKTVWNEIGAHLGNLLKVVLYTYDPEAIVLGGGIASAYSLFSESMFNAMSDFPYKKTIENIKIMVSQSEDISLLGASALVV
- a CDS encoding DUF3575 domain-containing protein is translated as MARINIYNLLLCVLMFGISFQSEAQNQNRVSKSKKTLTEVLQMISKRKKVHINFNPELTNRLYISDVSADKNAIELLNQLLVNYDLEIKKAASDYLYVRPLQKYILNGRLKDKESKSPLYNFTVSVDGKAFTRTDIDGNFSFSLCKGNHIVAVKEKNYYPQTVNILMNSARSVIIELKKKEKKEKQIMLQAIHKNSNINNPSINKSLSDSLLAQHRPILDTSPNSSRRNLMPMLSLPTYANNYELKTNLILWGLATPNLAIEKKINKNVSIELSIGIKPGDSEHDGKSVSYLIQPEIRYWFSRSFNGGYLGYHLYYSHFGAENMIFPFQRKGLSNSDWYAGYLYGMGIACGYQWALNKHLHIEATAGVGYVHLTYDKITWNNSWNNNKSLDYNYFGLTKAAINLVYAF
- a CDS encoding alkaline phosphatase — its product is MKKSFMNVALAVVLLMSQSATLQAQSRKDKEQTVTIDNTYNVVKLHAPKGKKIKNVIFMVGDGMSLMHMYSAWTVNKGKLNIENAQAVGLSKTYCANKLITDSGAGGTAFATGHKTNYHMVGTDVNGKPLPSLTDFAKAKKLSTGVVVTCRLNDATPADFCCNNADRDKDYEITADYTTCGVDFIFGGGSRYFENRPDGRNIFREMEKKGYKTPRKWDDLAKIKFGKVLAVVDTLDLPEPKVRGNILEKASMKAIDLLSQNKNGFFLMIEGSQLDDYGHSNQLDMLMQEVVDFDKTVGKVFEWAAKDGETLVVVTADHETGGLTLVGGDLNKGEIVGKFSTDGHSGVMVPVYAFGPGAYNFTGIYENTALFDKIKKLLKL
- a CDS encoding trehalase family glycosidase, with the translated sequence MNNVKLIIRIALCSLISGYSSNIIAQNDSISGKYRLQYKDTYVKDALVAENEFRIMKPNIIKHGSFEEAKSVLPSPVWTGHEKEIEMYWHAWQIAIGNIKDPIPGSGFVASYLDTAYNGNIFMWDTSFMMLFARYGARFFPFQHTLDNFYAKQHPDGFICREIRADGSDCFERYDPTSTGPNLIPWVEMAYYKEFGDTDRLNKVFPVLCAYYKWLRLNRTWQNGTYWSSGWGTGMDNMPRVQSKYNPIYSNGHMVWLDTNLQQLFIANTLLQMGFYLERWQEIEDFEDEVKMLKEYIRKNLWDEKTGFLYDQYADGSLCSTKGIGAYWALYSDVLDKGKLDRLVSELNNPKTFNRKYRVPSLSADHPKYKEDGRYWQGGIWPGTNYMVINGLAEKGYRTLAHEIAMNHYNQVFEVYKKTGTFFEYYAPESCEPGFMARRDFVGWTGLPPIAEFIEFIIGIRSDYSTKTITWDMNLTEKNGIERFPFGPKGMISLIADSRKSINEVPYITIDTNEPFELVVKYGTNKEKKISVEVGSHKY
- a CDS encoding OmpA family protein, producing MKKKVLILLFAIAPIGLFAQNTAQGQEKALKQYGFWDNWFIQGQIGVQRTYSESHKYASFGDKISPTAALGVGKFFSPEVGARLQVGGWTSANNKLDYSYNVKYFNANTDALFNLTNIFLPYKEDRVFNLIGIVGIGYVHGFRNSDENVHATNSVAPRIGLQADFRLSNAWSINLEANGNLLRDDFNGQEQFGCSYDGTLNVLAGVTYRFGRRGFATVDVADPALIQSLNDQINSQRAQIEEYKACCEKKSAEPKTIIKEVPAAKGTLLNSVVTFRIGKATIDPNQEVYVYNAAQYLKQNPDAKVSIASYADKKTGTAAFNQKLSEQRSEAVAKMLKEKYSIAENRFTVENNGDKQQPYPDNNDWNRISIITSK
- a CDS encoding endonuclease/exonuclease/phosphatase family protein, producing MKKYFLILFLPLLVSWTLPEKTSKDSGINVMTFNVRYDNPEDSLNNWKYRKENAANAIRFYDIDILGTQEVLHNQLSDMKSLLPGYEVIGVGRKDGKEQGEYSPVWFKKSRFSLVKSGYFWLSQTPDVPGSLGWDGACERIATWAILKDKRTNKNLFVLNTHLDHIGKIARRESVKLLLNNISKIGQKLPVIVTGDFNSAPSSSVIKSLTDSNKALHLTDTRTVSSVLYGPAWSYHDFGKLPLNERELIDYIFVRGGLKVLKYGVLAETNNTIYLSDHAPVMVRIEMK